Part of the Synechococcus sp. HK01-R genome is shown below.
GGCGTGGATCAGGCCTCGGCGGTCTCGTCCGCAGCGGCTTCATCGCCGGCGGGAGCCTCGGCTTCAGCGGCAGCAGCTTCAGCGGCAGCCTTGGCCTCAGCCTCAGCAGCGGCCTTGGCTTCCGCCGCTTCCTTGGCAGCCTGCTGAGCAGCAGCTTCCCGAGCAGCAGCCTGCTTGGCCTTGCCCACGATTTCGGCAGGACGGACAGTCTTTTCGATCAGGCCACCCTTCTCGAGGAGGGATCGCACTGCATCGGTGGGCT
Proteins encoded:
- the rpsP gene encoding 30S ribosomal protein S16; its protein translation is MIKLRLKRFGKKREASFRLVACNSTSRRDGRPLQELGFYNPRTKETRLDTEGLRARLSQGAQPTDAVRSLLEKGGLIEKTVRPAEIVGKAKQAAAREAAAQQAAKEAAEAKAAAEAEAKAAAEAAAAEAEAPAGDEAAADETAEA